A genomic region of Janthinobacterium lividum contains the following coding sequences:
- a CDS encoding TSUP family transporter, with translation MSVASHLLFLACVALASYAQNLTGFAFGLILLGLTAVLHLASLGDVANVVSVLVLVNAAITFGRTRPQLAWPVFGPALAVSQLGVGAGVALLGWFSAQQVTLLRFLLGCAIVVCACMLVLRASARARQSGLPAFLFFGGVSGVMGGLFASAGPPMVYHLYRQPWPADMIRHSLIVLFAANAVLRLALVLAHGQFSMTALWLTLEALPLVTGLTWLARRHPSRLPIEHVRRAVFVLLLVAGLALVLPPVLSLLA, from the coding sequence ATGAGCGTGGCGTCGCATCTGCTGTTCCTGGCCTGCGTGGCGCTGGCCAGTTACGCGCAGAACCTGACGGGCTTTGCCTTCGGCCTGATCCTGCTGGGCCTGACGGCCGTGCTGCACCTGGCCAGCCTGGGCGATGTCGCCAACGTGGTGAGCGTGCTGGTGCTGGTGAATGCGGCCATCACGTTTGGCCGCACGCGCCCGCAGCTGGCCTGGCCCGTATTCGGCCCTGCACTGGCCGTCAGCCAGCTGGGCGTGGGCGCGGGCGTGGCCCTGCTGGGCTGGTTCAGCGCGCAGCAAGTGACCCTGCTGCGATTCCTGCTCGGTTGCGCCATCGTCGTCTGCGCGTGCATGCTGGTGCTGCGCGCCAGCGCGCGTGCGCGGCAATCCGGCCTGCCCGCCTTCCTGTTCTTCGGCGGCGTGTCCGGCGTGATGGGCGGCCTGTTCGCCAGCGCCGGCCCGCCCATGGTGTACCACCTGTACCGCCAGCCATGGCCGGCCGACATGATCCGCCATTCGCTGATCGTGCTGTTCGCCGCGAATGCCGTGCTGCGCCTGGCCCTCGTGCTGGCGCATGGCCAGTTCAGCATGACGGCCCTGTGGCTGACCCTCGAGGCCTTGCCGCTGGTGACGGGGCTGACCTGGCTGGCGCGCCGCCACCCTTCGCGCCTGCCCATCGAGCACGTGCGCCGCGCCGTCTTCGTGCTGCTGCTGGTCGCCGGCCTGGCCCTGGTGCTGCCGCCCGTGCTGTCGCTGCTTGCCTGA
- the glpD gene encoding glycerol-3-phosphate dehydrogenase: protein MSASRFSSLPADCDLLVVGGGINGAGIARDAAGRGLRVVLCEQHDLAQHTSSASTKLIHGGLRYLEYYEFKLVRKALQEREVLLRAAPHIMWPMRFVMPHDAAQRPAWMIRAGLFLYDHLAKRAFLPASQGIALDKHAAGAPLKAGYRKGFVYSDGWVDDARLVVLNALDAQEHGAHILTRTACIDARRDGGAWHVTLQAEDGQRKTLRARAIVNAAGPWTAQFAGAAGGGKTQGLRLIKGSHIIVPRLFEHPNAYIFQNPDQRIIFAIPYQDDFTLIGTTDEEYKGEVSQVKISQAEIDYLCQAANRYFKREIGPSDVVWTYSGVRPLLDDSAQNASAVTRDYLLEVARGDAPTGAPLLNIWGGKITTYRKLAEEALGLLAPLLENGAPAWTAQAPLPGGDLQQENRLVDSHDFDAFLARFQRDHAWLPPALARRYARAYGSRATRLLTGAASMADLGEQLAPGLYEAEACYLIEVEWARSSDDILWRRSKLGLRCAPADVARLQQWLTVHLAQEVAA, encoded by the coding sequence ATGTCCGCTTCCCGCTTTTCCTCCCTGCCCGCCGACTGCGACCTGCTGGTCGTCGGCGGCGGCATCAATGGCGCCGGCATCGCGCGCGACGCGGCCGGCCGCGGCTTGCGCGTGGTGCTGTGCGAACAGCACGACCTGGCGCAGCACACCTCGTCCGCATCCACCAAGCTGATACACGGCGGCCTGCGCTACCTCGAATACTATGAATTCAAGCTGGTGCGCAAGGCGCTGCAGGAACGCGAAGTGCTGCTGCGCGCCGCGCCCCACATCATGTGGCCGATGCGCTTCGTCATGCCGCACGACGCCGCCCAGCGCCCCGCCTGGATGATACGCGCGGGTCTGTTCCTGTACGACCACCTGGCCAAGCGGGCCTTCCTGCCCGCCTCGCAAGGCATCGCGCTGGACAAGCACGCGGCGGGCGCACCGCTGAAGGCCGGCTACCGCAAGGGCTTCGTGTATTCCGACGGCTGGGTCGACGATGCGCGCCTGGTGGTGCTCAACGCGCTCGATGCGCAGGAGCACGGCGCGCACATCCTCACGCGCACGGCCTGCATCGATGCGCGCCGCGATGGCGGCGCCTGGCATGTCACCCTGCAAGCCGAGGATGGCCAGCGCAAGACACTGCGTGCACGCGCCATCGTCAACGCGGCGGGACCGTGGACGGCGCAATTTGCCGGTGCGGCCGGCGGCGGCAAGACGCAGGGACTGCGCCTGATCAAGGGCAGCCACATCATCGTGCCGCGCCTGTTCGAGCATCCGAACGCCTACATCTTCCAGAACCCGGACCAGCGCATCATCTTCGCCATCCCCTACCAGGACGACTTTACCCTGATCGGCACCACGGACGAGGAATACAAGGGGGAAGTGAGCCAGGTGAAGATCAGCCAGGCGGAGATCGATTACCTGTGCCAGGCGGCGAACCGTTATTTCAAGCGCGAGATCGGCCCCTCCGACGTCGTGTGGACGTATTCGGGCGTGCGCCCCCTGCTCGACGACAGCGCGCAGAACGCGTCGGCCGTCACGCGCGACTACCTGCTGGAAGTGGCGCGCGGCGACGCGCCGACGGGAGCGCCCCTGCTCAATATCTGGGGCGGCAAGATCACCACCTACCGCAAGCTGGCCGAGGAAGCATTGGGCTTGCTGGCGCCCCTGCTGGAGAATGGCGCCCCGGCGTGGACGGCGCAAGCGCCCCTGCCCGGCGGCGACCTGCAGCAGGAGAATCGACTGGTGGACAGCCATGATTTCGACGCTTTCCTCGCCCGCTTCCAGCGCGATCACGCCTGGCTGCCGCCCGCGCTGGCGCGCCGCTATGCGCGCGCGTACGGCAGCCGCGCCACGCGCCTGCTGACGGGCGCCGCTTCAATGGCCGACCTGGGCGAGCAGCTGGCGCCCGGCCTGTACGAGGCCGAGGCGTGCTATCTGATCGAAGTGGAATGGGCCAGGAGCAGCGACGACATCCTGTGGCGGCGCAGTAAACTGGGTTTGCGCTGCGCGCCGGCCGACGTGGCACGCCTGCAGCAGTGGCTGACGGTCCATCTGGCGCAAGAGGTGGCGGCATGA
- the glpK gene encoding glycerol kinase GlpK gives MTYLLALDQGTSSSRSMVFDETGAIVAVAQREFRQLFPQPGWIEHDPMEIWHSQLATCREVLAKTGLKADALGALGITNQRETTVLWDRATGEPVYNAIVWQDRRTEALCEDLRARGLAGAIHAKTGLVLDPYFSGTKLRWILDAVPGARARAMRGELAFGTIDTWLAWQMTGGRLHVSDVTNASRTMLWNLHEGCWDAQLLDWLGIPASLLPTVHPSSHVYGETDTEVLGSPVIIGGIAGDQQAALFGQTCFTPGMAKNTYGTGCFLLLNTGEQCAQSQHGLISTAACQVGTQPAYALEGSVFIGGAVVQWLRDGLGAIGHAGEAEGLAASVPDSGGVVFVPSFTGLGAPYWVPSAKGAILGLSRGSTVGHIARAALEAIAFQSAALLDAMTRDAQAPITELRVDGGACANNLLLQFQADLLGIPVVRPQVIETTALGAAYLAGLAIGQYRGVEELASHWRADRTFSPTIGRDQAGSLMQQWEVAVRRFAGNGEG, from the coding sequence ATGACGTATTTGCTGGCCCTCGACCAGGGCACGTCCAGTTCGCGCAGCATGGTCTTCGATGAAACGGGCGCCATCGTCGCCGTGGCGCAGCGCGAGTTTCGCCAGCTCTTCCCGCAACCGGGCTGGATCGAACACGACCCGATGGAAATCTGGCACAGCCAGCTGGCGACCTGCCGCGAAGTGCTGGCCAAGACAGGCCTGAAGGCAGATGCACTCGGCGCGCTGGGCATCACCAACCAGCGCGAGACGACGGTGCTGTGGGACCGCGCCACGGGCGAACCCGTCTACAACGCCATCGTCTGGCAAGACCGCCGCACGGAAGCGCTGTGCGAGGACTTGCGCGCGCGGGGCCTGGCCGGCGCCATCCACGCAAAGACGGGCCTGGTGCTCGACCCGTATTTTTCCGGTACCAAGCTGCGCTGGATACTCGACGCCGTGCCCGGTGCCCGCGCGCGGGCCATGCGCGGCGAACTGGCCTTCGGCACCATCGACACGTGGCTGGCATGGCAGATGACGGGCGGCCGCCTGCACGTGAGCGACGTCACCAACGCTTCGCGCACCATGCTGTGGAACCTGCATGAAGGCTGCTGGGATGCGCAATTGCTCGACTGGCTGGGCATCCCCGCCAGCCTGCTGCCGACCGTCCACCCCTCGAGCCACGTGTACGGCGAAACGGATACAGAGGTGCTGGGCAGCCCCGTGATCATCGGCGGCATCGCCGGCGACCAGCAGGCGGCGCTGTTCGGCCAGACCTGTTTCACGCCGGGCATGGCCAAGAATACCTATGGCACGGGCTGCTTCTTGCTGCTCAACACGGGCGAGCAGTGCGCGCAATCGCAGCATGGCTTGATCAGCACGGCCGCCTGCCAGGTGGGCACGCAGCCCGCGTATGCGCTCGAAGGCAGCGTCTTCATCGGCGGCGCCGTGGTGCAGTGGCTGCGTGACGGCCTGGGCGCCATCGGCCACGCGGGCGAAGCGGAAGGCCTGGCCGCCTCCGTGCCCGATTCGGGCGGCGTGGTCTTCGTGCCCTCGTTTACAGGCCTGGGTGCGCCGTACTGGGTGCCATCGGCCAAGGGCGCCATCCTGGGCCTGAGCCGGGGCAGCACGGTGGGCCACATCGCCCGCGCGGCGCTCGAAGCGATCGCCTTCCAGAGCGCCGCCCTGCTGGATGCCATGACGCGCGACGCGCAAGCGCCCATCACGGAACTGCGCGTCGACGGCGGCGCCTGCGCCAACAACCTGCTGCTGCAGTTCCAGGCCGACCTGCTGGGCATCCCCGTGGTACGCCCGCAAGTGATTGAAACGACAGCCCTGGGCGCGGCCTATCTGGCGGGCCTGGCCATCGGCCAGTACCGTGGCGTGGAAGAGCTGGCGTCGCACTGGCGCGCCGACAGGACGTTTTCACCCACCATCGGCCGCGACCAGGCGGGCAGCCTGATGCAGCAATGGGAAGTGGCGGTGCGGCGGTTTGCGGGAAATGGGGAGGGATAG
- the alaC gene encoding alanine transaminase, translating into MTDSQAPRSFSRINRLPPYVFNITAELKMAARRRGEDIIDMSMGNPDGATPAHIVDKLVETVKRPDTHGYSASKGIPRLRRAIAHWYKKRYEVDIDPDSEAIVTIGSKEGLAHLMLATLDRGDTVLVPNPSYPIHIWGAVIAGADIRSVRMGPGVDFFAELERAIRESYPKPKMMVLGFPSNPTAQCVELEFFERVVALAKQHNILVVHDLAYADITFDGWKAPSIMQVPGARDVAVEFFTMSKSYNMAGWRIGFMVGNAELVAALARIKSYHDYGSFTPVQVAAIAALEGDQSCVTEICAQYQRRRDVLVKGLHEAGWMVEKPKASMYIWAHIPQAYRHLGSLEFAKLLLQKARVSVSPGIGFGEYGDEYVRFALIENEARVRQALRGIKNMLRSGDGKTEAAA; encoded by the coding sequence ATGACCGACAGCCAAGCTCCGCGCAGCTTTTCGCGCATCAATCGTCTTCCCCCCTACGTTTTCAATATCACCGCCGAACTCAAGATGGCCGCGCGCCGCCGTGGCGAGGACATCATCGACATGTCGATGGGCAATCCCGATGGCGCCACGCCGGCCCACATCGTGGACAAGCTGGTCGAGACGGTGAAACGCCCGGACACGCACGGCTATTCCGCATCAAAAGGCATTCCCCGGCTGCGCCGCGCGATTGCCCACTGGTACAAGAAGCGCTACGAGGTCGACATCGACCCGGACAGCGAAGCCATCGTCACCATCGGCTCGAAAGAGGGCCTGGCGCACCTGATGCTGGCGACGCTCGACCGTGGCGACACGGTGCTGGTGCCCAATCCCAGCTATCCCATCCACATCTGGGGCGCCGTCATCGCGGGCGCCGACATCCGCTCCGTGCGCATGGGGCCGGGCGTGGATTTCTTTGCCGAACTGGAACGGGCGATCCGCGAAAGCTACCCGAAACCGAAGATGATGGTGCTGGGCTTTCCGTCCAACCCCACGGCGCAATGCGTGGAGCTGGAATTCTTCGAGCGCGTCGTCGCGCTGGCGAAGCAGCACAATATCCTGGTGGTGCACGACCTGGCGTATGCCGACATCACCTTCGATGGCTGGAAGGCGCCGTCCATCATGCAGGTGCCCGGTGCGCGCGACGTGGCCGTGGAATTTTTCACCATGTCGAAAAGCTACAACATGGCGGGCTGGCGCATCGGCTTCATGGTAGGCAATGCGGAACTGGTGGCGGCCCTGGCGCGTATCAAGAGCTACCACGACTACGGCAGTTTCACGCCCGTGCAGGTGGCGGCCATCGCCGCGCTGGAAGGCGACCAGAGCTGCGTGACGGAAATCTGCGCCCAATACCAGCGCCGCCGCGACGTGCTGGTGAAAGGCTTGCATGAAGCGGGCTGGATGGTGGAAAAACCGAAGGCTTCGATGTATATCTGGGCGCATATCCCGCAAGCGTACCGCCACCTGGGATCGCTGGAGTTCGCCAAGCTGCTGCTGCAAAAAGCCAGGGTAAGCGTGTCGCCCGGCATCGGCTTCGGCGAGTACGGCGACGAATACGTGCGCTTCGCCCTGATCGAAAACGAGGCGAGGGTACGGCAAGCGTTGCGAGGCATCAAGAATATGTTGCGTTCTGGCGACGGGAAAACGGAAGCGGCAGCATAA